The Chlorocebus sabaeus isolate Y175 chromosome 16, mChlSab1.0.hap1, whole genome shotgun sequence genome window below encodes:
- the LOC119621896 gene encoding NADH dehydrogenase [ubiquinone] iron-sulfur protein 5-like: MDYGGQEIKDQGTVARERQGHEYRIAVPFLDIQQRFSLNIDQRWTIQSAEQPYKIVARCRAFEKEWIECAHGISVIQAEKECKIEYDDFVECLLRQKMMGTIRKQQDMLIKEGKDTPPSHHIGKEEPRP, from the exons atgGACTATGGAGGACAGGAGATCAAAGACCAGGGAA CGGTGGCCAGAGAAAGACAAGGACACGAGTATCGGATCGCTGTGCCTTTCTTGGACATCCAGCAAAGGTTCAGCCTCAACATAGATCAACGGTGGACAATCCAGAGTGCTGAACAGCCCTACAAGATTGTTGCTCGATGCCGTGCTTTTGAAAAAGAATGGATAGAATGTGCACATGGAATCAGTGTTATCCAGGCAGAGAAAGAGTGCAAGATAGAATATGATGATTTCGTAGAGTGTTTGCTTCGGCAGAAAATGATGGGTACCATCAGGAAACAGCAGGATATGCTGATAAAGGAAGGTAAGGACACCCCTCCATCTCACCACATTGGCAAGGAAGAGCCTCGGCCCTGA